DNA from Arthrobacter sp. StoSoilB19:
CGCCGCCCACCACCGGCGAGACCAGGCGCTCCAGCACCCGCGAACCCATCCTGGCCCGGACCAGCGCGGAGACGCTGGTGACGCCCGCACCGGCGCCCACGGAAGCGGGCAGCAGCCTGTCCAGGGAGGCCCGCAGCGAGCCCAGGGTACCCAGGGTGCGCCGGACTTCAGGATCCCAGGGGTTGGCGGGGATGCCCAGGACGCCGGTCCTGGGAAGTTCGCGGGCACCATCCGGAAGCTGCACCCACGCACCTCCGGGGCGGGGCGGAACGATCCTTGCGCCCAGGCCAAGTTCTGCGCACAGCCGCGCGACGGCGTCGGACCGCGTGGCGAAAGACTCGGCGCCACTGTCCAGCGTGAGGCCCGCTACCGTGTGGCTGCCCACGCAGCCGCCCCACGCCGGGCCCGCCTCCAGGACCGTCACCTCGTGGCCGGCCGCGGCGAGTTCCCGGGCGGACAGCAGCCCGGAGATTCCGCCGCCCACCACCAGTGCCGTGCCGGGCCTCGCCGCAGAACTGCCCATGTGGCTACTCCGGCGAGATGGAGTGGATGAGCTCCACCACCCGGGTCAGGACGTCCGGATCAGTTTCGGGCGGCACTCCATGTCCCAGGTTCAGGACGTGGCCGGGGGCGGCGGAGCCGGCGGCGATGACCTCGCGGACATGGGCCTCGAGGATGTCCCAAGGAGCCGCCAGCAGTGCGGGGTCGATGTTTCCCTGCAGCGGGACGGTTCCGCCCAGCCGGCGGTTGGCCTCATCGAGCGGCAGCCGGTAGTCGACGCCCACCACATCCACACCCACGTCGCGCATGGCAACGAGAAGTTCGGAGGTGCCGGTGCCGAAGTGGATGAGCGGAGCCCCGAGGTGGCGGACATGGTCCAGGGCGCGGGCCGACGCCGGTGCAACGTACTTGGTGTAATCGGCCAGTCCCAGCGAACCCGCCCAGGAGTCAAAGAGCTGGGCGGCGGATGCGCCTGCCTCCAGCTGGGCCTGGAGGAACATGCCCGAGGCATCGGCAGCCCAGTTGGCCAGGGCGGTCCACGTCTCCGGATCCGCATGCATCATGGTCCGCGGGCCGAGGTGGTCACGGCTGGGTTTTCCTTCCACCATGTAGGCGGCCAGGGTGAACGGTGCGCCGGCAAACCCGATCAGCGGCGTCTTGCCCAGTTCGGCCACGGTCAGGCGGACGGCTTCGCGGATGGGTTCCAGGGCTTCCCAGGTGAGCTGGGGCAGGGCGGCAACGTCGGCCGCCGTACGCACCGGCATGTCAAGGACCGGGCCCACCCCGGGAACGAT
Protein-coding regions in this window:
- the hemE gene encoding uroporphyrinogen decarboxylase codes for the protein MTPSPAVSATGALAADHPLMDGRTADSPLITAYRGGKPSRRPVWFMRQAGRSLPEYLKVREGIAMLDSCLRPELASEITLQPVRRHDVDAGIFFSDIVIPLKLAGVGVDIVPGVGPVLDMPVRTAADVAALPQLTWEALEPIREAVRLTVAELGKTPLIGFAGAPFTLAAYMVEGKPSRDHLGPRTMMHADPETWTALANWAADASGMFLQAQLEAGASAAQLFDSWAGSLGLADYTKYVAPASARALDHVRHLGAPLIHFGTGTSELLVAMRDVGVDVVGVDYRLPLDEANRRLGGTVPLQGNIDPALLAAPWDILEAHVREVIAAGSAAPGHVLNLGHGVPPETDPDVLTRVVELIHSISPE